In Palleronia sp. LCG004, a single window of DNA contains:
- the speD gene encoding adenosylmethionine decarboxylase: MDGTNLFQLGIGLETGAQAEDSTARDIFAEDRDDHFIRDDEGRVFAGRHLIIEVVNGHGLDDEARIQQAFRDCVDTCGATLLHIHTHKFSPQGVSGVAVLAESHISVHTWPEIGYGAFDVFMCGDARPWLAVDVLKAAFSTPDVRVKELLRGDGLVSETAAA, encoded by the coding sequence ATGGACGGAACCAACCTCTTCCAACTGGGGATCGGTCTGGAGACAGGCGCCCAAGCGGAAGATTCCACCGCACGCGACATCTTTGCAGAAGATCGCGACGACCATTTCATTCGTGACGACGAAGGCCGCGTCTTCGCCGGACGTCACCTCATCATCGAGGTGGTGAACGGCCACGGGCTCGACGACGAGGCACGCATCCAGCAGGCGTTCCGCGATTGCGTCGACACCTGCGGCGCGACGCTGCTGCACATCCACACGCACAAGTTCTCGCCCCAGGGCGTGAGCGGCGTGGCCGTGCTGGCCGAAAGCCATATCAGCGTGCACACCTGGCCCGAGATCGGCTATGGCGCGTTCGACGTCTTCATGTGCGGCGATGCGCGTCCCTGGCTGGCCGTCGACGTTCTGAAGGCCGCCTTTTCCACGCCCGACGTGCGCGTGAAGGAATTGCTGCGGGGCGATGGCCTCGTGAGCGAGACGGCCGCCGCCTGA